A region from the uncultured Draconibacterium sp. genome encodes:
- a CDS encoding iron-containing alcohol dehydrogenase, with protein sequence MNLSLIITLHNPAKLVFGCGCFQSFVNDLEKAGYKNIFILAIPEIENLLSEATGILKKQGCRIEVNTSIRKEPSFEDYRELLELANQINPDCIVGIGGGSVLDTAKLLAATVGSDVDVRSFLAGEKKLSRVKAMICLPTTSGTGSEVSPNAIFFDPDTGGKVGVIDPHLVPDATYVDPELTKSVPPSVTAATGLDALTHCIEAYVNNFSNPITDLFALEGIKLIGQNLLTAFRDGDNMEAREKVALGSMYGGMCLGPVNTGAVHALAYPLGSTFKIPHGVSNAMLLPYVLEFNLDKAVTKYANVAKAMGVQATGDEKAEAKTGIEQIKAMIKEFKIPGCLSDLNIQEKDIEEMAKSALKIQRLLKNNVREVLLNDAIDIYKKAY encoded by the coding sequence ATGAACTTGAGCTTAATTATAACATTGCATAATCCTGCTAAACTGGTTTTCGGTTGTGGCTGCTTTCAGTCCTTTGTAAACGACCTGGAAAAAGCCGGATACAAAAATATTTTTATACTCGCCATTCCCGAAATTGAAAATCTTTTGAGTGAGGCAACAGGCATCTTGAAAAAACAGGGTTGCCGGATTGAAGTAAATACAAGTATCCGAAAAGAACCTTCGTTTGAAGATTACCGGGAATTACTGGAGCTTGCCAACCAAATTAATCCCGATTGTATAGTAGGAATTGGAGGAGGAAGTGTATTGGATACTGCAAAATTATTGGCTGCAACCGTTGGTAGCGACGTTGATGTCAGGAGTTTTTTGGCAGGTGAGAAGAAACTCAGCCGTGTAAAAGCAATGATTTGTCTTCCAACCACATCAGGTACGGGCAGTGAAGTGTCACCAAATGCAATTTTCTTCGATCCGGATACAGGAGGAAAAGTTGGAGTTATTGACCCACATTTGGTGCCAGATGCTACTTATGTTGATCCGGAACTTACCAAAAGTGTACCGCCTTCTGTTACTGCAGCAACCGGGCTTGATGCGCTGACCCACTGCATTGAAGCTTATGTGAATAATTTTTCTAATCCGATAACCGATTTGTTTGCCCTGGAAGGGATAAAGTTAATTGGCCAAAACCTGCTAACTGCTTTTCGGGATGGCGACAATATGGAAGCCCGCGAAAAAGTTGCTTTGGGCAGCATGTATGGCGGAATGTGCTTAGGGCCGGTAAATACCGGAGCGGTGCATGCATTGGCATATCCATTGGGGAGTACTTTTAAAATTCCTCACGGCGTATCAAATGCAATGTTGTTGCCATATGTGTTAGAGTTTAACCTCGATAAAGCGGTTACAAAATATGCCAATGTGGCAAAGGCAATGGGGGTGCAGGCAACAGGAGATGAAAAAGCTGAAGCGAAAACAGGGATTGAGCAAATAAAAGCAATGATTAAGGAATTTAAAATTCCAGGATGTTTGAGCGATTTAAATATTCAGGAGAAAGATATAGAAGAAATGGCAAAGTCAGCATTAAAAATACAGCGCTTACTAAAAAATAATGTGCGCGAAGTATTGTTAAACGATGCCATTGATATTTACAAGAAAGCATATTAA